A part of Magnetospirillum sp. ME-1 genomic DNA contains:
- the gltB gene encoding glutamate synthase large subunit has translation MSRNHGEQFVAEYLENAAKLESAGIDTSPHDACGVGMVAALDGKPRRDVVEAGIQALSVLFHRGAVDADGKTGDGAGIHVEIPQDFFKDHVARTGHAVAAGRLAVGQVFLPKTDLGAQESCRCIVETEILNAGYQIYGWRQVPVDVSIIGEKANATRPEIEQIMIANTLGTPEERFEADLFVIRRRIEKRVLASHITDFYICSLSCRSIIYKGMFLAEQLTSFYPDLLDERFVSRFAIYHQRYSTNTFPTWRLAQPFRMLAHNGEINTLTGNINWMKAHEPRMEHEVFGASMDDLKPIVQPGGSDSAALDNVFEVMCRAGRPAPLVKQMLIPESLGSNALMPEAHRTFFGYCNSVIEPWDGPAAICATDGQWAVAGVDRNGLRPMRFTITRTGLLILGSETGMVKVKDCDVVEKGRVGPGQSIAIDLDAGKFYRDGEIKDLLSSRRNYSAWVKRITELDSLVRTGAPEPAELSSDELKRRQAAYGMTMEDMELILHPMVEDAKEAVGSMGDDTPLAVLSAGYRGLHHFFKQNFSQVTNPPIDSLRESRVMSLRTRLGNLGNILDEDESQCDLLQLESPVLSNAEFAAMRKYMGEAAASIDCTFDPKGGIEALRDALARVRRESEEAVRGGCTHLILTDEAVSESRAAIPMILAAGGVHSHLVRLSLRTWTSLNVRSGECLDVHYFAVLIGVGATTVNAYLAQEAIAERQRRGLFGSMPLEECVRRYKYALDQGLLKIMAKMGISIVSSYRGGYNFEAVGLSRTLVAEFFPGMTSRISGIGLGGIQKKTVEQHAAGFGGPVPALPIGGFYRYRRGAEAHSFDGSLIHLLQMAVASDSYATYKKYSDGMRKLPPITIRDLLDLKPAGAPVSLDEVESITEIRKRFLTPGMSLGALSPEAHGTLNIAMNRIGAKSVSGEGGEDRERYRPRPNGDNANSAVKQIASGRFGVTAEYLNMCREIEIKVAQGAKPGEGGQLPGFKVTVEIAKLRHATPGVMLISPPPHHDIYSIEDLAQLIYDLKQINPQARVTVKLVSRSGIGTVAAGVAKAKADTILVSGHVGGTGASPQTSIKFAGLPWELGLSEAHQVLTLNRLRHRVKLRTDGGLKTGRDIVIAAMLGAEEFGIGTSSLVAMGCIMVRQCHSNTCPVGVCTQDLSLREKFTGSPEKVVNLFSFIAEEVREILASLGVRSLSEVIGRADLLHQVSRGASHLDDLDLNPLLAQADTGGFPRYCVEDKTQEVPETLDAQMIIDAKPALEDGEKMQLDYNVRNVQRAIGTKLSHKIFKRHGMTGLEPGHVTVRLRGSAGQSLGAFAVQGLTLEVFGDSNDYVGKGLSGGTIIVRPPVASNLKSNLNTIIGNTVLYGATAGKLFAAGQAGERFAVRNSGAETVIEGCGSNGCEYMTGGTAVILGPVGANFAAGMTGGMAFVYDADGSFARRVNPESVIWQRLETPHWEGVLKALVQEHAAVTGSAWAESLLADWDRELPRFWQVVPKEMLSHLAHPVGRDRIAAAE, from the coding sequence ATGTCCCGGAATCACGGCGAGCAATTCGTTGCCGAGTATCTGGAGAACGCCGCCAAGCTGGAATCCGCCGGCATCGACACCAGCCCGCACGACGCCTGCGGCGTCGGCATGGTGGCGGCGCTGGACGGCAAGCCCCGGCGCGACGTGGTGGAGGCCGGCATCCAGGCGCTGTCGGTGCTGTTCCATCGCGGCGCGGTCGACGCCGACGGCAAGACCGGCGACGGCGCCGGCATCCATGTCGAGATCCCCCAGGACTTCTTCAAGGACCACGTGGCCCGCACCGGCCACGCGGTGGCCGCCGGCCGGCTGGCGGTGGGCCAGGTGTTCCTGCCCAAGACCGATCTGGGCGCCCAGGAAAGTTGCCGCTGCATCGTCGAGACCGAGATTCTCAACGCCGGCTACCAGATCTACGGCTGGCGCCAGGTGCCGGTGGACGTCTCCATCATCGGCGAGAAGGCCAACGCCACGCGGCCCGAGATCGAGCAGATCATGATCGCCAACACGCTCGGCACCCCCGAGGAGCGCTTCGAGGCCGATCTGTTCGTCATCCGCCGGCGCATCGAGAAGCGGGTGCTGGCCAGCCACATCACCGATTTCTACATCTGCTCGCTGTCGTGCCGCTCCATCATCTACAAGGGCATGTTCCTGGCCGAGCAGCTGACCAGCTTCTATCCCGACCTCTTGGACGAGCGCTTCGTGTCGCGCTTCGCCATCTATCACCAGCGCTATTCCACCAACACCTTCCCCACCTGGCGTCTGGCCCAGCCCTTCCGCATGCTGGCCCATAACGGCGAGATCAACACGCTGACGGGCAACATCAACTGGATGAAGGCCCACGAGCCGCGCATGGAGCACGAGGTGTTCGGCGCCTCCATGGACGATTTGAAGCCCATCGTCCAGCCGGGCGGTTCCGATTCCGCCGCGCTCGACAACGTGTTCGAGGTGATGTGCCGCGCCGGGCGCCCGGCGCCGCTGGTCAAGCAGATGCTGATCCCGGAGAGCTTGGGCTCCAACGCCCTGATGCCGGAAGCGCACCGCACCTTCTTCGGCTATTGCAACTCGGTGATCGAGCCGTGGGACGGCCCGGCCGCCATCTGCGCCACCGACGGCCAGTGGGCGGTGGCGGGCGTCGACCGCAACGGCCTTCGCCCCATGCGCTTCACCATCACCAGGACAGGCCTGCTGATCCTGGGGTCCGAGACCGGCATGGTGAAGGTCAAGGATTGCGACGTGGTGGAAAAGGGCCGCGTCGGACCGGGGCAAAGCATCGCCATCGATCTCGACGCCGGCAAGTTCTACCGTGACGGCGAGATCAAGGACCTGCTGTCCTCGCGCCGCAACTATTCCGCCTGGGTCAAGCGCATCACCGAGCTGGATTCCCTGGTGCGTACCGGGGCGCCCGAACCGGCCGAGCTGTCCTCGGACGAGCTGAAGCGCCGCCAGGCCGCCTACGGCATGACCATGGAGGACATGGAACTGATCCTCCACCCCATGGTCGAGGACGCCAAGGAGGCGGTGGGCTCCATGGGCGACGACACCCCGCTGGCGGTGCTGTCGGCGGGCTATCGCGGCCTGCACCATTTCTTCAAGCAGAACTTCAGCCAGGTGACCAACCCGCCCATCGACTCACTTCGCGAATCCCGCGTGATGAGCTTGCGCACCCGGCTGGGCAATCTGGGCAACATCCTCGACGAGGATGAAAGCCAGTGCGACCTGCTGCAACTGGAAAGCCCGGTGCTGTCCAACGCCGAATTCGCCGCCATGCGCAAGTACATGGGCGAGGCGGCGGCCTCCATCGACTGCACCTTTGATCCCAAGGGCGGCATCGAGGCCCTGCGCGACGCCCTGGCCCGCGTGCGCCGCGAATCGGAAGAGGCGGTGAGGGGCGGCTGTACCCATCTGATCCTCACCGACGAGGCGGTGAGCGAATCCCGCGCCGCCATCCCCATGATCCTGGCCGCTGGCGGCGTGCATTCCCATCTGGTCCGCCTGTCCTTGCGCACCTGGACCTCGCTCAACGTGCGCTCGGGCGAGTGCCTGGACGTGCATTACTTCGCCGTGCTGATCGGGGTCGGCGCCACCACGGTCAACGCCTATCTGGCCCAGGAAGCCATCGCCGAGCGCCAGCGCCGGGGCCTGTTCGGCTCCATGCCGCTGGAGGAATGCGTGCGGCGCTACAAGTACGCCCTGGACCAGGGCCTGCTGAAGATCATGGCCAAGATGGGCATCTCCATCGTCAGTTCCTATCGCGGCGGCTACAATTTCGAGGCGGTGGGCCTGTCGCGCACCCTGGTGGCCGAGTTCTTCCCCGGCATGACCAGCCGCATCTCCGGCATCGGCCTTGGCGGCATCCAGAAGAAGACGGTGGAGCAGCACGCCGCTGGCTTCGGCGGCCCGGTCCCCGCTTTGCCCATCGGCGGCTTCTACCGCTACCGCCGGGGCGCCGAGGCCCATTCCTTCGACGGCAGCCTGATCCACCTGCTGCAGATGGCGGTGGCCAGCGATTCCTATGCCACCTACAAGAAGTACTCGGACGGCATGCGCAAGCTGCCGCCCATCACCATCCGCGACCTCCTCGACCTGAAGCCGGCGGGTGCGCCCGTCAGCCTGGACGAGGTGGAAAGCATCACCGAGATCAGGAAGCGCTTCCTCACCCCGGGCATGTCGCTCGGCGCGCTGAGCCCCGAGGCCCACGGCACGCTCAACATCGCCATGAACCGCATCGGCGCCAAGTCGGTGTCGGGCGAGGGCGGCGAGGACCGCGAGCGCTATCGTCCGCGCCCCAACGGCGACAACGCCAATTCGGCGGTCAAGCAGATCGCCTCGGGCCGCTTCGGCGTCACCGCCGAATACCTCAACATGTGCCGCGAGATCGAGATCAAGGTGGCGCAAGGGGCCAAGCCCGGCGAGGGCGGCCAGCTGCCCGGCTTCAAGGTGACGGTGGAGATCGCCAAGCTGCGCCACGCCACCCCCGGCGTCATGCTGATCAGCCCGCCGCCCCACCACGACATCTATTCCATCGAGGACCTGGCCCAGCTGATCTACGATTTGAAGCAGATCAACCCCCAGGCCCGCGTCACGGTGAAGCTGGTCTCGCGGTCGGGCATCGGCACGGTGGCGGCCGGCGTGGCCAAGGCCAAGGCCGACACCATCCTGGTGTCGGGCCATGTGGGCGGCACGGGCGCCTCGCCCCAGACCTCCATCAAGTTCGCCGGCCTGCCCTGGGAGCTGGGTCTGTCCGAGGCCCATCAGGTGCTGACGCTGAACCGCCTGCGCCACCGCGTGAAGCTCCGGACCGACGGCGGCCTGAAGACCGGCCGCGACATCGTCATCGCCGCCATGCTGGGCGCCGAGGAATTCGGCATCGGCACCAGCTCCCTGGTGGCCATGGGCTGCATCATGGTCCGCCAGTGCCATTCCAATACCTGCCCGGTGGGGGTCTGCACCCAGGACCTGTCCTTGCGCGAGAAGTTCACCGGCAGCCCGGAGAAGGTGGTCAACCTGTTCAGCTTCATCGCCGAGGAAGTGCGGGAAATCCTCGCCTCGCTGGGCGTGCGCAGTTTGTCCGAGGTAATCGGCCGCGCCGATCTGCTGCATCAGGTCAGCCGCGGCGCCAGCCATCTGGACGATCTGGATCTCAACCCGCTGCTGGCCCAGGCCGACACCGGCGGCTTCCCGCGCTATTGCGTCGAGGACAAGACCCAGGAGGTGCCCGAGACCCTGGACGCCCAGATGATCATCGACGCCAAGCCGGCCCTCGAAGACGGCGAGAAGATGCAGCTGGACTACAACGTCAGGAACGTCCAGCGCGCCATCGGCACCAAGCTTTCCCACAAGATCTTCAAGCGCCACGGCATGACGGGGCTTGAACCCGGCCACGTCACCGTGCGCCTCAGGGGCTCGGCCGGGCAATCGCTCGGCGCCTTCGCGGTGCAGGGCCTGACGCTGGAAGTGTTCGGCGATTCCAACGATTACGTGGGCAAGGGCCTGTCGGGCGGCACCATCATCGTGCGCCCGCCGGTGGCCTCGAATCTCAAGAGCAACCTCAACACCATCATCGGCAACACCGTGCTGTACGGCGCCACCGCCGGCAAGCTGTTCGCCGCCGGCCAGGCGGGCGAGCGCTTCGCCGTGCGCAACTCGGGCGCCGAGACGGTGATCGAGGGCTGCGGCTCCAACGGCTGCGAATACATGACCGGCGGCACCGCCGTGATCTTAGGACCCGTGGGCGCCAACTTCGCCGCCGGCATGACCGGAGGCATGGCCTTCGTCTACGATGCCGACGGAAGCTTCGCACGCCGCGTCAACCCGGAAAGCGTCATCTGGCAGCGCCTCGAGACGCCCCATTGGGAAGGCGTGCTGAAGGCATTGGTGCAGGAACATGCCGCCGTCACCGGCTCGGCCTGGGCGGAATCGCTGCTGGCCGACTGGGACCGCGAGTTGCCCCGCTTCTGGCAGGTGGTGCCGAAGGAGATGCTGTCGCACCT
- a CDS encoding NAD(P)-dependent oxidoreductase — protein sequence MPRKMLQFTHLHQRQPEKRGPAERRKDFGEISTAFTPDRAGEQASRCEQCGIPFCSIHCPLGNNVPDWLMLVAQDRMEEAYAVSSSTNTFPEICGRICPQDRLCEGNCVLEQSTHGNVTIGAVEKHITETAFAQGWVKPVLPGAESGRSVGIIGGGPAGLAAAESLRRKGHAVTVYDRHDRMGGLLIYGIPGFKLEKDVVERRIRLLAEAGVKFETGAEIGKAVSFAELRARHDAVLIATGVYKAKPLGISGADLPGVHAALDYLIAQNRRDLGDTVEGFDARAKNVVVIGGGDTAMDCVRTAIRQGAKSVKCLYRRDRANMPGSQREVAHAEEEGVEFVWMAAPEAVSGKGKAEGVKAVRMHLGMPDASGRQSPVAIEGSGFTLPADMVIAALGFDPEDVPALFGAADLKVSQWGTVETDAALMTSLPGVFAAGDIVRGASLVVWAIKDGRDAAEAIHRYVSGVAMKAAE from the coding sequence ATGCCCCGCAAGATGCTGCAGTTCACCCATCTCCATCAGCGCCAGCCCGAAAAGCGCGGCCCTGCCGAACGTCGTAAGGATTTCGGCGAGATCAGCACCGCCTTCACTCCCGACCGGGCCGGCGAGCAGGCATCGCGCTGCGAGCAATGCGGCATCCCCTTCTGCTCCATCCACTGTCCGCTGGGCAACAACGTCCCCGACTGGCTGATGCTGGTGGCCCAGGACCGGATGGAGGAGGCCTATGCCGTCTCGTCTTCCACCAACACCTTCCCCGAGATCTGCGGCCGCATCTGCCCCCAGGACCGCCTGTGCGAAGGCAATTGCGTGCTGGAGCAATCCACCCACGGCAACGTCACCATCGGCGCGGTGGAGAAGCACATCACCGAGACCGCCTTCGCCCAAGGCTGGGTCAAGCCCGTGCTGCCCGGCGCCGAATCGGGACGCTCGGTGGGCATCATCGGCGGCGGCCCGGCCGGGCTGGCGGCGGCGGAATCCTTGCGCCGCAAGGGCCACGCCGTCACCGTCTACGACCGCCACGACCGCATGGGCGGCCTTTTGATCTACGGCATTCCCGGCTTCAAGCTGGAAAAGGACGTGGTGGAGCGCCGCATCCGCCTGCTGGCGGAGGCCGGCGTCAAATTCGAGACCGGGGCGGAGATCGGCAAGGCCGTCTCCTTCGCCGAACTGCGCGCCCGCCACGACGCCGTGCTGATCGCCACCGGCGTCTACAAGGCCAAGCCGCTGGGCATTTCCGGCGCGGACCTGCCGGGCGTCCATGCCGCGCTCGACTACCTCATCGCCCAGAACCGCCGCGATCTCGGCGATACGGTCGAAGGCTTCGACGCGAGGGCCAAGAACGTGGTGGTCATCGGCGGCGGCGACACCGCCATGGATTGCGTGCGCACCGCCATCCGCCAGGGCGCCAAGTCGGTGAAGTGCCTCTATCGCCGCGATCGGGCCAACATGCCCGGCTCCCAGCGCGAAGTGGCCCATGCCGAGGAGGAAGGCGTCGAGTTCGTCTGGATGGCCGCCCCCGAAGCCGTCAGCGGCAAGGGCAAGGCCGAAGGCGTCAAGGCCGTGCGCATGCATCTGGGCATGCCCGATGCCTCGGGCCGCCAGAGCCCGGTGGCCATCGAGGGCTCGGGCTTCACCCTTCCCGCCGACATGGTGATCGCCGCGCTGGGCTTCGACCCCGAGGACGTGCCCGCCCTGTTCGGCGCCGCCGACCTCAAGGTCTCCCAATGGGGCACCGTCGAGACCGATGCCGCCCTGATGACCAGCCTGCCCGGCGTCTTCGCCGCCGGCGACATCGTGCGCGGCGCCTCGCTGGTGGTCTGGGCCATCAAGGACGGCCGCGACGCCGCCGAGGCCATTCACCGCTACGTCTCGGGTGTGGCGATGAAGGCCGCGGAATAG
- a CDS encoding undecaprenyl-diphosphate phosphatase — MTFLEVLVVALIQGLGEVLPLGAAGYLAALPHLAGTPEGRAALSVAAHAGTLLALMAYFWRDVWAMSVGLWRLAKGKPDYGSYLLLHVLVGTVPAAIAGWLLLDRSHGLVGPVGAASVLVAGGVLLWVCDKLGVTVRRVEHMSWFSAAGLGALQILALVPGVSRTGITITAARLLGWERQSAVRFSMLLAMPLILGHGVKTFWGLAHQTRLVFSGDLLMASATAGLASFIGLAAMMAWVGRNTFAPLAVIRIGFGLAFLGLAYWG; from the coding sequence GTGACGTTCCTGGAAGTCCTGGTCGTGGCCCTGATTCAGGGGCTGGGAGAGGTATTGCCTCTCGGCGCTGCCGGTTATCTGGCGGCGCTGCCCCACCTTGCCGGAACGCCGGAAGGGCGGGCGGCCCTGTCGGTGGCGGCCCATGCCGGCACCCTTCTGGCGCTGATGGCCTATTTCTGGCGGGACGTTTGGGCTATGAGCGTCGGGCTGTGGCGTCTGGCCAAGGGCAAGCCCGATTACGGCTCCTATCTGCTGCTGCATGTCCTGGTCGGCACCGTGCCCGCCGCCATCGCCGGCTGGCTGCTGCTGGACCGCTCGCACGGGCTGGTGGGGCCGGTCGGCGCCGCGTCGGTCCTGGTGGCCGGCGGCGTGCTGCTGTGGGTCTGCGACAAGCTGGGTGTCACCGTGCGCCGGGTCGAGCACATGAGCTGGTTCAGCGCCGCCGGCCTGGGCGCCCTGCAGATTCTGGCCCTGGTGCCCGGCGTGTCGCGCACCGGCATCACCATCACCGCCGCCCGCCTGTTGGGCTGGGAGCGGCAGTCGGCCGTCCGCTTTTCCATGCTGCTGGCCATGCCCCTGATCCTGGGGCACGGGGTCAAGACCTTCTGGGGTCTGGCCCATCAGACCCGGCTGGTGTTTTCCGGCGACCTGCTCATGGCGTCGGCCACGGCCGGACTGGCCTCGTTCATCGGCCTTGCCGCCATGATGGCCTGGGTCGGGCGCAACACCTTCGCGCCGCTGGCCGTCATCCGCATCGGCTTCGGCCTGGCCTTCCTGGGGCTGGCCTACTGGGGCTGA
- a CDS encoding glutamate--cysteine ligase has protein sequence MSAPAKPSGEPIAGKHQLVEYLESGCKPKTSWRIGTEHEKFGFSNADLKPLPYEGDNGVKAMLDGLAALGWEPVFEGPNVIALFDHCGAAISLEPGGQLELSGGLLENIHQTAAEVTHHLAQVKHVANRLGIGFLGVGFQPKWGRDDIPWMPKGRYVIMRRYMPEVGTKGLDMMLRTCTVQVNLDFASEADMVKKLRVSLALQPIATALFAASPFMDGKPSGFVSARGDVWTDTDRNRTGGLAFAFEDGMGFERYVDWMLDVPMYFVYRDGKYIDAAGQSFRDFMAGKLPAFPGELPTMGDWADHLTTAFPDVRLKKFLEMRGADAGPWRRLCALPALWTGLLYDEAALDGAWELVKGWSAGERETLRATVPSQGLAATIGGRSVREVALDVLALASKGLKARNRLNDSGRDESIYLDPIEAVARSGRTAAEEMLEAYSTRWQGSVDPIFREYAY, from the coding sequence ATGTCCGCACCCGCCAAGCCCAGCGGCGAGCCCATCGCCGGCAAGCACCAGCTGGTCGAATACCTGGAATCCGGGTGCAAGCCCAAGACGTCCTGGCGCATCGGGACCGAGCACGAGAAGTTCGGCTTTTCCAACGCCGACCTGAAGCCGCTGCCCTATGAGGGCGACAACGGCGTCAAGGCCATGCTGGACGGCCTTGCGGCATTGGGCTGGGAGCCGGTGTTCGAAGGCCCCAACGTCATCGCCCTGTTCGACCATTGCGGCGCCGCCATCAGCCTGGAGCCGGGCGGGCAGCTGGAACTGTCGGGCGGCCTTTTGGAGAACATCCACCAGACCGCCGCCGAGGTCACCCATCATCTGGCCCAGGTCAAGCACGTGGCCAACCGCCTCGGCATCGGCTTCCTGGGGGTCGGCTTCCAGCCCAAGTGGGGCCGGGACGACATTCCCTGGATGCCCAAGGGCCGCTACGTGATCATGCGCCGCTACATGCCCGAGGTGGGGACCAAGGGCCTGGACATGATGCTGCGCACCTGCACCGTGCAGGTGAACCTGGACTTCGCCTCGGAAGCCGACATGGTGAAGAAGCTGCGCGTCTCGCTGGCGCTGCAGCCCATCGCCACCGCCCTGTTCGCCGCCTCGCCCTTCATGGACGGCAAGCCTTCGGGCTTCGTCTCGGCCAGGGGTGACGTGTGGACCGACACCGACCGCAATCGTACCGGCGGCCTGGCCTTCGCCTTCGAGGACGGCATGGGCTTCGAGCGCTATGTGGACTGGATGCTGGACGTGCCCATGTACTTCGTCTACCGCGACGGCAAGTACATCGACGCGGCGGGCCAAAGCTTCCGCGACTTCATGGCGGGCAAGCTGCCCGCCTTCCCCGGCGAACTGCCCACCATGGGCGACTGGGCCGACCACCTGACCACCGCTTTTCCCGACGTGCGCCTGAAGAAGTTCCTGGAGATGCGCGGCGCCGATGCCGGGCCGTGGCGGCGGCTGTGCGCCCTGCCCGCCTTGTGGACCGGCCTGCTCTACGACGAGGCCGCCCTGGATGGCGCCTGGGAACTGGTCAAGGGCTGGAGTGCCGGGGAGCGCGAGACCTTGCGCGCCACCGTCCCCTCCCAGGGGCTGGCCGCCACCATCGGCGGGCGGAGTGTGCGCGAGGTGGCGCTGGACGTGCTGGCCCTGGCCTCGAAGGGCCTGAAGGCCCGCAACCGCCTGAACGATTCCGGGCGCGACGAGAGCATCTATCTCGATCCCATCGAGGCGGTGGCCAGAAGCGGACGGACCGCCGCCGAGGAGATGCTCGAAGCCTATTCCACCCGCTGGCAGGGCTCGGTCGATCCCATCTTCCGCGAATACGCCTACTGA
- a CDS encoding aspartate 1-decarboxylase: MMKIIRAKLHGIRVTNADLNYHGSITLDPEQCEMAGIYPMEFVDIWNKNSAARISTYVIFGEPGSRCCVLNGAAARTCQKGDELIIAASADIPGPEKLYEIKPRILTFLPDNHVDQVLYYDVFQSEKRPYDFRIVDADKHTIESCHTWPNVDVFKVRADLAAKGWSEAEIDSFIKSHFSL, from the coding sequence ATGATGAAGATCATCCGCGCGAAGCTGCATGGCATTCGCGTCACCAATGCCGACCTCAACTATCACGGCTCGATCACCCTCGATCCCGAGCAGTGCGAGATGGCCGGCATCTATCCCATGGAATTCGTCGACATCTGGAACAAGAACTCGGCGGCGCGAATCTCCACCTACGTCATCTTCGGCGAGCCCGGTTCGCGCTGCTGCGTGCTGAACGGTGCCGCCGCGCGGACCTGCCAGAAGGGCGACGAGCTGATCATCGCGGCGTCCGCCGACATCCCGGGGCCGGAAAAGCTCTACGAGATCAAGCCGCGCATCCTGACCTTCCTGCCCGACAACCACGTGGATCAGGTGCTGTACTACGACGTCTTCCAAAGCGAGAAGCGCCCCTACGACTTCCGCATCGTCGACGCCGACAAGCACACCATCGAGAGCTGCCATACCTGGCCCAACGTGGACGTCTTCAAGGTCCGCGCCGATCTGGCCGCCAAGGGTTGGTCCGAGGCGGAGATCGATTCCTTCATCAAGTCCCACTTCTCGCTTTGA
- the queC gene encoding 7-cyano-7-deazaguanine synthase QueC has translation MKPAIVLLSGGLDSATVLAIAKAEGFAPAALTFRYGQRHAVEIRAAQRVAAALGVNDHRIADIDLRVFGGSALTSDIAVPKGELDEAIPAGIPVTYVPARNTIMLSFALAFAEVIGAADIFVGVNAVDYSGYPDCRPDYIKAFEAMANLATKAAVEGTPLRLHTPLIDLTKGQIIRRGLDLGVDYSITSTCYDPDGQGRACGHCDSCRLRLKGFAEAGLADPAEYAP, from the coding sequence ATGAAGCCGGCGATCGTCCTGCTGTCCGGTGGCCTCGATTCCGCCACGGTGCTGGCCATCGCCAAGGCCGAGGGCTTTGCGCCCGCCGCGCTGACCTTCCGCTACGGCCAGCGCCACGCGGTCGAGATCCGCGCCGCCCAGCGGGTGGCCGCCGCCCTGGGAGTGAATGACCACCGCATCGCCGACATCGATCTGCGGGTGTTCGGCGGTTCGGCCCTGACGTCGGACATCGCGGTACCCAAGGGCGAGCTGGACGAGGCGATTCCGGCGGGCATTCCGGTCACCTACGTGCCGGCGCGCAACACCATCATGCTGTCCTTCGCCCTGGCCTTCGCCGAGGTGATCGGCGCCGCCGACATCTTCGTCGGCGTCAATGCCGTGGATTATTCCGGCTATCCCGATTGCCGCCCCGACTACATCAAGGCGTTCGAAGCCATGGCCAACCTCGCCACCAAGGCGGCGGTGGAAGGCACGCCCCTGCGGCTGCACACCCCGCTGATCGACCTGACCAAGGGCCAGATCATCCGGCGGGGGCTGGATCTCGGCGTGGATTATTCCATCACCTCCACCTGCTACGACCCGGACGGGCAGGGCCGCGCCTGCGGTCATTGCGATTCCTGCCGGCTGCGGCTCAAGGGCTTCGCCGAGGCCGGTCTGGCCGACCCGGCGGAGTACGCGCCATGA
- a CDS encoding substrate-binding periplasmic protein produces the protein MRWAAPAVLALAVGLAAGPGVAADLHVISQIQGDHLSNRGFEVVREAYRRIGLEAAADLRPNERAIISADSGDTDGDTMRMAGLESRYPNLVRVAEPVMTFDTIAFTAGLSFPVTGWESLRPYSICVVRGFKLGEAATEGMTRELVATNGAALRMLKAGHCQVAALGEAVWLTVEELKLGPVRALNTPVAVTPLYHYVNARHAHLAPKLAEALKTMRRDGTIDGILATDRAAVQAARERNSVRD, from the coding sequence ATGAGGTGGGCGGCGCCCGCCGTCCTCGCCCTGGCCGTCGGGCTGGCGGCGGGGCCGGGCGTCGCCGCCGATCTTCATGTCATCTCGCAGATTCAGGGCGATCACCTCAGCAACCGGGGCTTCGAGGTGGTGCGCGAGGCCTATCGCCGCATCGGGCTGGAGGCGGCGGCCGACCTCCGCCCCAACGAGCGCGCCATCATCTCGGCCGACAGCGGCGACACCGACGGCGACACCATGCGCATGGCGGGACTGGAGAGCCGCTACCCCAATCTGGTTCGGGTTGCCGAGCCGGTCATGACCTTCGACACCATCGCCTTCACCGCCGGCTTGAGTTTTCCGGTGACCGGCTGGGAAAGCCTGCGCCCCTACTCCATTTGCGTGGTCCGGGGCTTCAAGCTGGGCGAGGCCGCCACCGAGGGCATGACCCGCGAGCTGGTCGCCACCAACGGGGCGGCTCTGCGCATGCTCAAGGCCGGGCATTGCCAGGTGGCGGCGCTGGGCGAGGCGGTGTGGCTGACCGTCGAGGAGCTGAAGCTGGGGCCGGTCCGGGCGCTGAACACGCCGGTCGCGGTCACGCCCCTTTACCATTATGTCAATGCCCGCCATGCCCATCTGGCGCCCAAACTGGCCGAAGCCTTGAAAACCATGCGCCGGGACGGGACCATCGACGGCATCCTGGCCACCGACCGGGCGGCCGTCCAGGCGGCGCGCGAGCGCAATTCGGTCAGGGACTGA